The following nucleotide sequence is from Nitratidesulfovibrio termitidis HI1.
GCCGCCGTCAGCACCAGATGCGCCGGATGGGTCACCAGTCCGGCGAACCCGTGGGCGGGCCTGCCCCAGAGCAGAAAGGCGCACGGTTGCGAACGCGCGCCCAGCGCGGCCACGATGCCCCGTGTCACTGCCTCCCAGCCGAGGCCCGCATGGCTGTTGGGCTGCCCTTCCTCCACGGTGAGCACCGTGTTCAGCAGCAGCACGCCCTGCGCGGCCCAGCGTGACAGGTTGCCGGAAGGGACGGCGGGGGGCGGGGGCACGTCGGCGAACGGCGTCAGCAGCGGTGCGGCGTCCGGATTGCCGCCAGTCGGGACGCCAGTCATGCCGCCAGCCACCCCTGTCCCGGTACCCGCCCGCGTGCCGCAATCGGCGGCCACTTCCTTGAAGATGTTGCGCAACGAGCGCGGCAGAGGCACCCCGTCGGCAACGGAAAAGGCCAGGCCGTGGGCCTGCCCCGGCCCGTGGTAGGGATCCTGCCCCAGGATGACCACCCGCACGGCGTCCCACGGCGTGGTGCGCAAGGCCCTGAACACGTCGGCGCGGGCGGGGTACACGGTGCGCCCCTGCGCACGGAGTGTTTCGGCCATGGCCAGCGCTTCCAGATGTTTTCCGGCGGCCAGTTCCGCCACGTGGTCCAGCCAGCCGGTGGATGCCAGCGGGTCCGGTCCGGCCAGTACGGCGGGATCGGGCCCGGCCAGTACGGCGGGATCGGGCCCGGCCAGTACGGCGGCATCGGAAATGACGGATGCACGAGGCGAGGCGGAACGTGCGGGGGCGCCAGGCGCACGGGCAGACGCGCCTTTGGGCTTCCTTCCGGGCGTGGCGGCTGTGCCCGCCATGGTGGCCGCGGCAGTGGCGGCCCCATCCGCCTTGCGCGGCCTGCCGCGCCGCCGGGGCATAGCCTGCGGCTGTTCGCCGTTCACGGACGGGGATGCCGCATCAGACGAAGGTACGGCACTGGCCGCAGCCGCCCGTGCTTCTGCCCCTTCCCCCGGTCCGCGCGCCGGGCCGTCCACCAGAATCCTGCGACGGGCCATCTACAGCGCCGCCACCCAGTGCTGGATGCGGTCGAAGGACTCGGTCAGTTCCGCCTCGTCCATGCCGAACGAAAGCCGCAAATGACGTTCGCCCGTGGGGCCGAACGAGCCGCCGGGCACGGTGATTACCCGCGCCTCTTCCAGCATGCGCCGGGCCACGGCCATGGAGTCGGCATCGGTGAAGGTGTAGCGGGCCATGGCGTAGAACGCGCCGCGCGGCGGCACGTAGGTGAAGTGCGGGGCCAACGCATCGAGGCGACGGCAGGTCAGGTCGCGCCGGGCGGTCAGGGCCGCGCGCATGGTGTCCACGCAGTCCTGCGGGCCGGTCAGCGCCGCCAGTGCCGCGTGCTGCGACACGGTGGGCGCGCACACCGCCGTGGCGTCGTGCACCTTCAGCAGTTCCGCCATCCACGCGGCGTCGGCGGCCACGTAGCCCACCCGCCAGCCCGTCAGGGCGTACTTCTTGGAAAAGGAGTTCACGGTGATCACGTGGCGGCGCAGTTCGGGCTGGGCCACCGGACAAAAGCGGGCCGCGTCCGACCGTTCGCCGTACACCATGTAGTCGTAGGTGTCGTCCACGATGAGCACCAGATCGCGCTCCAGCGCAAGGTCGCACAGGGCGCGCACGTCGGCGTCGTCGTACACCCCGCCGGTGGGGTTGCCGGGGCTGCACACGATGATGGCCCGGGTGCGCGGGGTGACGGCGGCGCGCACCGCGTCCACGTCCAGCCCCCAGTCCGCCGCGCGCAGGGGCACGTGCACGGGCACGCCCTCGGCCATCAGCACCTGTTCGGCGTGCGAGGCATAGCCCGGAGAGGGGATGATGACCTCGTCGCCGCGCTCCACCACGGTGAGCATGATCATCACCAGCGCTTCCATGGCCCCCACGGTGACGCCGATTTCCGTCTCCGGATCGAAGCGCGCGCCCTTGCGGGCCAGGATGTCCGCCGCAATGGCCTCGCGCAGGGCAGGCATGCCGGGCTGCAGGCTGTAGCGCCCGGCCGTGGGGTCGTCGCGCAGGGCGCGGTACACGGCCTCCACGATGTGGTCCGGAGTACGGAACGAAGGCACTCCCTGCCCCAGCGACACGCAGCCGCCCACCTTGGCGGCCAGCATGGGCATGAGCTTGGTGGCGGAAATGCGGATATTGCGCACGCGCTCGGCAACGCGCAGGGAAGATTCCGAAGAAACGCTGTCGGACATGGTTCGGCTCCGGTGACCAAGAGAGGTCGGCAGAAAGGGGCGGAGGTGGAGAAATGGCCGCGCGGGTGGGCAAGCTCCGCTCCGTACGCGGGCACCCGGTGGCACGGTGCGTCGGCCAGCCTTGGGCTATACCCGCCCGCGCCGCGCTCCGCAACGCACGGGGACGGCGGAATCGCCGTCAGCGTGCGCCCAACTCGTGAAGCCTGCCCGCAAGATTGGGCCCATCGCAAGCGGATGGCAGTGTTCCTGTGGGGCAACGCACACGGACACCCGTCAGCATCGAACCGCGCCCTTGCATCGGCCTGCGCCTGGTGGCACCCTGACGGCATGGCAACATGAACGGTTGCAGCCCGCCCGCCATCCCGCGAGGACCGCATGAAGTACACCTGCACCATTGAACACCTGCCCGGTTCCCGCCCGTTGGAGGTTCCGCCCCGACCACCGCGCCATATGGCCAGGCACGGGGCTGGCTACGACACCGGATTCGGCATGAACGCCGCGCCGGATGCCAGCAGTTACGCCGACTACGGCCAGCGCCCGGTGCCTGCATCCGGCCTGCCCCTGCCGGTGCGCGACCGCATCGTGCTGGATGCGGCCCCCGGTGAAGTGCCGTGGCACATTGCGCTGAAATTTCTGGGGTATCTGCTGTACCGGGAATGGGAGCCGCGCGTGGAGGAAGGCGTGGGCTGGCACTACAAGCCGGACCTGGTCTCGCTGGACGCGGCGGGAAACATCCGGCTGTGGCTGGACTGCGGGAACATCGCGGCGCGCAAGACCGACCGGGTGGCGGCCAAGCTGGGCGAGTACACGCCCTTCCGCATCCTGCGCCGGACGGAGAAGGACGCCCGGCAACTGGCGACCACTCTTGAAGGCAAGGTGCGCCACCCGCAACGGGTGCGCCTGATAGCCTTTGACGCGGGATTCGTGGACGCCATCGCGGCGGGGCTGGACAGCACCAACCGCATCAAGGCCCTGCGTGGGTCT
It contains:
- a CDS encoding uracil-DNA glycosylase; this encodes MARRRILVDGPARGPGEGAEARAAAASAVPSSDAASPSVNGEQPQAMPRRRGRPRKADGAATAAATMAGTAATPGRKPKGASARAPGAPARSASPRASVISDAAVLAGPDPAVLAGPDPAVLAGPDPLASTGWLDHVAELAAGKHLEALAMAETLRAQGRTVYPARADVFRALRTTPWDAVRVVILGQDPYHGPGQAHGLAFSVADGVPLPRSLRNIFKEVAADCGTRAGTGTGVAGGMTGVPTGGNPDAAPLLTPFADVPPPPAVPSGNLSRWAAQGVLLLNTVLTVEEGQPNSHAGLGWEAVTRGIVAALGARSQPCAFLLWGRPAHGFAGLVTHPAHLVLTAAHPSPLSASRGFFGCAHFSRVNAWLEERGEAPIHW
- a CDS encoding pyridoxal phosphate-dependent aminotransferase, whose product is MSDSVSSESSLRVAERVRNIRISATKLMPMLAAKVGGCVSLGQGVPSFRTPDHIVEAVYRALRDDPTAGRYSLQPGMPALREAIAADILARKGARFDPETEIGVTVGAMEALVMIMLTVVERGDEVIIPSPGYASHAEQVLMAEGVPVHVPLRAADWGLDVDAVRAAVTPRTRAIIVCSPGNPTGGVYDDADVRALCDLALERDLVLIVDDTYDYMVYGERSDAARFCPVAQPELRRHVITVNSFSKKYALTGWRVGYVAADAAWMAELLKVHDATAVCAPTVSQHAALAALTGPQDCVDTMRAALTARRDLTCRRLDALAPHFTYVPPRGAFYAMARYTFTDADSMAVARRMLEEARVITVPGGSFGPTGERHLRLSFGMDEAELTESFDRIQHWVAAL
- a CDS encoding YaeQ family protein produces the protein MKYTCTIEHLPGSRPLEVPPRPPRHMARHGAGYDTGFGMNAAPDASSYADYGQRPVPASGLPLPVRDRIVLDAAPGEVPWHIALKFLGYLLYREWEPRVEEGVGWHYKPDLVSLDAAGNIRLWLDCGNIAARKTDRVAAKLGEYTPFRILRRTEKDARQLATTLEGKVRHPQRVRLIAFDAGFVDAIAAGLDSTNRIKALRGSDRLDLTFETRQDRVELHSLLHVLELKG